Below is a genomic region from Pseudomonas frederiksbergensis.
TGCAGGGAACTGAAAAGCAGAAAGCGCTGGCCACCTTGATTAAGGCGGAAGCTGTTCAGTCAATCGCTGCTGCGGGGCTTTCGGCTCCCCATTTCCGCGATGCATGTGCTGCCTTGTCGGAAGCGGTCGAGGCTATTACAGATTCATCCTGGATCATTTCCAACCGCTACAACCTTGGACTTAAAACGGGCTTCATTTATGGCACGGATCGGCCCACGATCACCGCTCAGGAAGTCTCATACCATCAGTTGTTACGCAACGAGCATTGGCGAAATCCCTATCTGCGCAAAGGAACCTCCAGCTTCACCAAGCAACATCAGGCCGCGTTAAAAGCCATGTTTCAGGAAGCATGGCGACTTGAGCGGATTTCTCCCGAGGTGATCCAATGACAGAGCCAATTTATGATTATGACCCAGCTGACTCGCTGGTTGATTCAGAGGCCGTAGCTGTCTTTTTGGCTGATGCTCACGACACGGGTGACGCGGCTTTCATTGCCGAAGCGATGGCCGTTGTTGCACGTGCCAAGTTTCGTATCGATGCAGATGACGAAGGACAGAAGCCATCGTTCTGAAGCCGTGTTGCTACTAGCAACACCTGATCACCTGGTGAAAAGGACTGAGCAGAGCCCCACAAGGAGAATCCTTAGGTTCGCATAATATCGATGACGTTATGGTAGCTATGCCGTCGAGATCGACGAATTTAGCGCCGGGATAATGGCGAAGCCCCGGCGCTGAATTTATCCATAACGTCCATTATGCGAGGCTCATGACTTACTTACGTAAGGGGTGACGTAAGTAAGTGATTACGTAAGTAAGGGTAGGTTGCTGCTGGTTTTTCATTTTCGCGTCCGCGAAAATTGACCCTATAACCTTCGGTTAAATGCTGTTTCTGCGCCCAGGTGGAATTGATGACAGAGCAAGAAAGCTACGCCAGTGTCTGGGACGCAATATGCGATTCACCAGGTGAAGCGACCGTCATGAAGCTCAAGTCGGAGCTGCTGATGGTTTTGCAGACTCGCGTCAAAAGCTGCTCGGGCAAGGAAGAGGCGGCTGCTTTTCTTGGCATTACCAAGCCGCGGCTAACTGAGTTAGTCCAGGGCAAAATAGATCGTTTCACCCTTGAGCAGCTCGTCCAGTTGCTTGTAGCTGCCGGCCTGGACGTAGAAATCCAGGTCAAACCTCGACTGCCCGAAGGGCATTAGGCGCCATGATTTTTCACGGTGAAAACTCGATCTTTCCGCGCCGATACCCGGCAACGCCGGCCGATCTTCAGGCAAAGAAAAACCCCAGCGATCGCTAGACCACTGGGGTTCCCTTCGCGGGTCGCGTTCCCAGAATCACGCACCTGGTACTTCGCGCCCTAATTACTGCTTTTGCTCTGTTGCGTGACGCAACACGGTTTCATGATTCCGCTGATTCTTCATCCCAAGCGGTTACATATTCTTCCTTGTCAGCGATTTTCGCTGCTTGTGCGTAGTCTTCTTTGAACTCCGGATCGTCCAGCCACCCCGGTACCATTTGATCAGCGCTGTTGTTCCATCTGTGGTACATCGCGAGAAGGATTCTCTGGATGTCAGTCGCGTCCAGGGCAGTTTCTGCGGAGCTTACAAATTCGTCCTGCATCAGGGTCACAAGCATGTCTACCCGGCTTTTTTCTTGGGCCGCTTTCATCTTCTTGAACAAGGCCACGCTTGCTTCTGTCGTCTCTATTGTTTCCACCGTCTGCGAGTCCTCGTAGCGGGAAATATTGTTTCTGACCACACGCGCTTTTTTGGCTTTTTCCTTGGCTCTTTGAGCCCGTTTCGCTTGCTTCTGTGACGATGCCATGGGTTTTTCTTACCTAGAAGGTGCCGCGATTGTCGTCAAATAGTCGTGGTATTGACCATGTCATTACGTTTTATAGATCCGCTTGAACCAGGTGCGCTCACGAAAAAAACGTCTGCAATTTTTGAAGGAAAACCACCAACCTAGAAGCGTGGTAGCTCCGCAGACGATCCATAAGACTGTGCTGTTTGTGATGGAGAGCAGGTCATGAAACAGCTTTCCTACCAAGAAGCCCGCTACGACCGAAAGCACTGTCAGCGTTATAGCGATAAAAGGAGGCGTGCCGTAGCTAATCTCTGCGTGGCAGCCTCGGCATACGCGGGCTCCCCATGGGACATTGTTCATGCAATGCGGACATGACAGATTTCTATCCGAACTCACGTTTCACTCCTTTGACCTGGTGTCGGCACTTTTTGGAATTGGTTTTGGTTGAAGCGGGTGGGGGTGCTGTTACACCCCCACTTTAGTACGGAATCCCGTATTTCCAGCATCCATGAATGACTGGCTTTTTCTACCTCAAGGCTTCCTGTTCGTATCCGAAAAGCACACCTTTTAGGGCAATTTTTGCCTGATGCCGAATCTCTGGCGGCAGTGCCTCAAATCGCTTCAGGATAGAACCATGTCTTGGGAAACCAACATTTCAGACGGGTCGAGCAGTAGTTCGTCCGTCGTGGTTCCAAGCACATGTGCAAGGCTTACAACCTTGTCCGCAGATGGCATTCCACGACCTGCCTCGTAGGACGTGTAACTCGATTTACTAACGCCTGCAGCCTCCCAAACCGCTTGTTGCGTTAAGCCCTTCGCCTCTCGGTAGCGCTTAAGATTTGCACCAATGGTCACGGCTCTGTCACCTGAGTGGTTGTTCATGTGACCTATCCTATTCGCTGGATACTCGTACAGTACCGATATATCGGTACATTTATGCTTGCATTTCACAATTACAAGGTCTCATAATCCTGCCAGTTCTGTTGGAATACAGATATTGACAGGTAATGGCATGTTCATCGACTGGCTCAAGGTTTCGCAGGAATTCGAGGAGGACCTTCCCGTCATCTCGGATACCGCGTTCGCTGCGATTGACACCTTGACTGGTGAGGTCATGAGCACTCGTTATCGTGCTGTTAAACATGAGGGTAGCCATAGTTCTCGGATCCATATTCAGATCCAGGGCCGCAAGGTGACTGTTGATGGCAATCCTTCCAGGCTGAATCGGCATGACAATCTCTGGGCTTTGAAACGGTTGAGCAGTGCATCACCGTTTACAACGAACTTCTCGCTGAGTACGGCTTGCCCCCGTTTACGAATGCACGCGCTTCGAGATTCGCCAAGGCGAGTCAGGGGCAAAAAGCTCTCATCTCTGGGCCGATGGTTGCTGCATCCATCGCATTGACCTGACCACGAACATATCGGTGGGGAAGGGCAATGAGACCGCTTATTTGCGTGGTCTCGCGAGTCAACGAATTGGACACTCGATAGGCCGACTGTTTCCAAATGGCCGATCTGTTGATTGGACAACATCAGGAAGCGGGAAGGGCGCACGCCTCCAGTACAGAAAGGCTTATGACAAGTCGTTTGAAATACTGGACAAGCATCTTCCGAAAGTTAAAAAAGCATTCGGGGAAGCATCCCCAGAGTTTAAGTATGCTCAGGACATTTATAACTATGCCGCAGAAACAGGCATTGTCCGTTTAGAGCAAGAGCTTAAAAGTGAATATCTAAGCCGTGAAAAGCTATGTTTCTGGGGCCTCTTTGATGAAGGCAAATATCAAACTCTACACAATGAGTTTTTGAGCGTAGACCAACGCCTGAAGGTGACAAAGATGGATATTGCCAGCATTTCGCAACAGCTTGTGCTAGAGAATATTGTGGATTCCACAAAGGCAGCTAATACGACAGCGTGGTATGCCCATCTTTGGATGACCGGGCAAGAACTAGACTTTACGAAAAATCAGGTCAGGGTTCATGCGGCACGCCTTAACCGTATTGGTATTAATATTCGCAATGCATGCGACCTTAAAACCTTTAGTACCGTATTCATTCGAGAAATGCGGGAGATTAATCCCGTTAAAGGAATTGCCCCTCCAACCTGGTACAAGCGGCCTAATCACTTGCAGCGGGTTGCAGCATGAGAACTGTAAGTCTTCAAGGCATCCAGCTTACAAGCGGGCAACGGCGCCGATTGGCTGAACAGCAGCAAGTTCGTACTTCTTTTATCAATCCTGTTCTTGCTCAGCAGGTCGAGCAAACGCTTAAGGCTGTTGAGGCACGGAAAGAGCAGGGCGTTAAGCCTGAGCGTATTTGGTTTGTAGAGCGTCAAGAAATAGGAACAACCTGTGTTGCCGAATGGATGGGTTTCTAATGGATAAGAACCAGTTTCAAGTTTTGCGTTGGAATGTCGAGTCTGACATTCGCAATCACGTTACTGATGAAGCACTAATTAAAAGCATAGCTAACGATGTTATGCGAACTATTCTGACTGACTTCGCGACACAAGCCGTGACTCGGCAACGCAATCACCGACAGTTTTTAACTTTCAGGCGCAATCCTGAAACCACAGCGCCCAGTTGGGCCTATCGCAAGCCGGGCATAAGCTCCCGACTTCCAACATTGTAATGAGGGCAATACTATGTCGAATGTAATTCTTGTTGGTTACCGGTGTTAATCGTACTGGCACGGCTTCTAAGTCTGGAAAGCCTTACTGCATGTATGAAGCATATGTTCATCTTCCAAATGTTCCGTATCCTCAGAAAGCTTCCTTTTATGCCGAGCTGCCAAGCCAAGTCCCGCAGCCTGGAACCTATGAGTGCGATGTTATCGCAGATGTTCGCGATGGCCGTTTAACTTTTGATGTTGATCCGCGCCAAGCACGACGAGTCAATTCTGTTTCCTCACAAGCGCCTGTATCTAAAGCCGGATAAATAAACATGGCAGTTTGTACGCTTCTAGATGCAAACGGCTTTGTGACGTCCACTAAAGAAACCATATGTTCTCATTTGTCATGCTTAGCCTTCTGAGTTTGCTTCCGTTCAAGCCGGCTGCGCCGTTCGATTACACCCAGGCATTTGCCTTTTGGTCGTTTGCGTTCGGTACAACGCTGCTTTTTTGGCTGATATCTGCGGTGGGCACCGTCTTGAACCTCATACGTCATCGGTAGGAAAGCCGTACCGGCCGGATGCCGGTTATTAAGAAAGGGTAACAACCATGAAACTGAAACAACTGCTGTCCGCTTCCGTTTAACTGCCGGGTCGTTGCTGCTACTGCGTCGCAAGCCGCCTCCGCTGCTATTGATTTGACCACCATTACCGGTGCTTTCACTGCTGCTGATGTTGTCGCAGGCATTCTGGCTATTGGTGCAGTTCTGGCGACTATTTACGCGACCTCCAAAGCCGCTTCGATGGTTCTGGGCATGATTCGCGGTCGCTGATCGTAACTAGCGACGGGGCATTGCTTCGGCGTGCCCTTTTTTTTCGCCTTCAGGAAGTTGAAAACAGTGAACACGCCTAGTCGAAAACGCCTTTTTATCGTCGGAGTTGATTCCCATGACCACCAATGACGCTTGGTATTTGCTCATGTTCGTCTTCGGCCTTATGTGTGCCTGGGCGGTAGTTACTGGCTTTGCGGATAACGACCTATGAAAAATTTCTTCCTAAAGTTCGCGGTAATCAAGATTTTCGTTTTTGCTCTGGTATTCACGCCGTTTTTTGCGTCTGCCGCTTCCGTTGCTGCCTATTCGCCGAAAGTTGGTAATACCGTTGCGGGTGTGATTCAGCAAAAGTCGATTGCTCGCGGTTTTGCTGCCAACGATCCAAAATACGGGGCAACCGTTGCAGCTATTGGTACTGCCCTTACGATTGTTGCGTCTGCTGCCGTCGGTGGTGCAACTGCACCTTTCTGGTTAACCCTTTTAGTTGGCAGTGCCGTAACTTTCGCCGTCTCTCTGGCTGCGGACTCTTTGTACAAATGGGCATTTAACAGTGACGGTTCTATCGCTGTGACTGGCTCGCAACCAAATGATGGTTATTCCGACCCAATTGGCACGTATACCCCTCAACCAACTGTTATTGGTGGCCCTTATCTTTCTATCGGTGGAAGTACTTGTGCTTCGGGTTCTCCCGCCACGGTTGCACTTTGCGTCTATGGCGATCCTCTCTATAACAATGGAAAGACCAACGTTCACGTAAATAGCTGCGTGCAACAAGGCCCAGGCTTTTTGTGTAACGTCGGCTGGACTGATATCAATGGTCAGCCAGGCAGTGAGTCGATGAGTGTTTTTGGTTACACGTCGGGCTCTATGAGTGCCTGTCCTACTAATGCTTATTACAAGAACGGTGGCTGTGTAACCGCTTCTGGAAGCCCCTCACCTAATGCCGGTCAGTCGCAAGACAAGCCGAATGCTTCACCGGCTCAGGCGTTGGCATCGGTTCCCGCGGCTGATCTGTCGAAGCCTGCAAACCCTGCTTTGATGGCTGACACCATCAACAAAGCTTGGCAGAAAGCGGCTATGGATCCGATGTATCAGGGAGTTCCTTATTCCTACTCCGATCCCGTAACGGCTGCTGACGTTGCTGCATGGCAGGCCTCTAACCCAGCCTCGTACCCAACGGTGCAGGATTTGCTGTCGAAGGCGGTCAACCCGGCGACCGGTTCGGTTCCAGTTACCGCACCTGGAACAGGGACTGTTACCCCACCAGTGACCAATCCGGGAACGAACCCGACGACGATTAACGTTACCGTCGATCTCGGGCCAAATCCGGGTGTTCCGACGCCGGGTTTAGAAGCAACTCCAACTGGCTCCCAAATTTTGGCGCCGTTGTTGAACATGATGCCGGGGCTTAAAGCGTTCCAAGTTCCGAACCATTCAGCGGAATGTCCGAAGCCTCAATTCGATTTGCCGGTTATCAATACGCATGTCGTGAGGATGCCCAGTGCAAGTTGTTTGAAGACGTTCGGCCTCAACTTTTTAGCGGTGCGTTTTTGGCGTGGGTTATTGCCGCGCTCTTTATCGTTCTTTCGGCGTGAGGTGAACCATGTTTGCTATTTTACTTTCCGCTGTTAACACGTTGCTCGCGTTCCTGGTGCGAGGGGTATTAATCAAGTTTGTCGTTTTCACGGCCTTGTATTTCATTGTGTCCGAGCTGGTTTCTGCCATGGTGTCATTGCTGCCTAACGGCAGCTCTTTGACTTCGGCCTTCACTGGTATTAGTTCGGCTACTTGGTATTTCCTTGATCTCTTCGCAGCTTCGCAAGGCATTCCGCTTATCATTGCCGCGCTTGTAACTCGGTTCATCATCCGCCGTATTCCGGTAATTGGCTGATGCCTATTAATGCCTATACCGGGCTGATGGGCTCGGGCAAAAGCTTCGAGTGTGTCGTCTCCGTTATCGTCCCAGCGGTCGCTAAAGGGCGCCGGGTTGTGACAAACGTCGACGGTATCGACTCCGATGCCATCCGTGCATACATCAACGAGAAACAGGGCATTGCCCTGGAGAAACTCGGCGAAGTGGTGCACTGCCAAAACGAAGACGTTTCAAGGCTGATTTTTTGCCACACGGCCAGCCGGTGGACACGTTCTGCCAGCCCGGTGATTTGATCTGCATCGACGAAGCTTGGCGATTCTGGGGTTCTGATTCGAAGATCGGCACCGAACACCGGATTTTCTTCCGCGAGCATCGTCACTATGCCCACGCTGAAACCGGTGTGACCTGTGACCTGGTACTTATGGTTCAGGACATTTCCGACCTTCATCGCATCTTGAAAACGGTGGTCGAGCTGTCGTTTCGTACCACCAAAATTAAGTCGCTGGGTTTGAATAAAATCTACCGAGTTGAGATGTGGGAAGGCTGGAAACAGACGGCCAAAGCCCGTGTTGACGTGATGAATAAAAAGTATGACCCGGAGATTTTCCCGCTCTATTCGTCGTACTCAGGCGGTCACGGCAAAGAAGTCCAGGTGGATGACCGACAGAACATCCTGAAAAACCCAAAGGTCTGGTTTTTCCTGTTCATGATTGTTTTCGGCGGTGTCGGGTCGGTCTGGGGTGTCCTGCACTTCTTCAACCGTGGTGCTGCTCCCGCTACGGTCGTTCAGCAAGCCGCAAGCGCCGCGCAACCAGCGCCCAATATTGTGCCTTCTGCTCCTTCTCAGGTGCTTTCCACTGAATGGCGTATTGCTGGGGAAATTGTCGTTGATGGTCAGCGACAAGTCGTCCTGGTGAACACTGACGGCGTGATCCGTTACGAGCATCCGAGCAACTTCCAGAATTCAGGCCGCGTTATGACTGGTCAACTCGACGGCCAGCGCGTCAGCACCTTCAGCGGTGGCAAGCCTCCGGCCGCGTCCTCCGTTCCTCTCCCTGGTAAAAATCCATGATCCGGTTCTTGTTATTGTGCCTGTTGTCATTTTCCGCGATTGCCGCCGATAAGCAGGCGCCGTATCAGTTCGATCTGACCGGCTTGCCGATTGGCCAAGTGGCTCAAATTTTCTATGCCGATGCCTTCCGTAAGCCCTACATCCTGTCGCCGGAAGTGCTCGAGGACGGTCGGCCTGTGTCGTTGCGTGTTCAGGGCTCCGCCGTCCAGGTGCGCGCCGATTTCGTCCGTCTTCTTGATGCCTTTGGTTACGCTGTTACGCAGCGCAACGGCGTCGATCACGTCATGCCGAAAAAAGAGCCAGCACCGCCTCCTGGTGAATACTTTCTGTACCGACCGCTTTACCGCGATGTGGCCTATCTGTCCGAAACGCTCGCGCCATTGTTCCAGGGAAAATTTGGTGTTGATCGCGGGATTTCTGTTCCTGGTCAAACTCCGATGACCGGATCTGCTCCGCGTGGATCGGCTGCCAGCCTGTTAAATCGTGATGCTGATCAGCTGGTTTTTGTCGGTACAAAGGCTGAAATTGCCAACTTGCGTTCGTTGTTGCCCCAGGTTGATATCGAGATGGGCGAAGTGATGTTGCGTAGTGCAGTTTATGAGGTTCAAACCGGCGACCGTGACGGTTCCGCTTTTTCCCTGGCTGCCTCGTTGCTCAAGGGTAAAGTATCGATCAACTTGGCCGGTAATCCGCTCGATAACTCCGTCAGCATTAGTACGGGCGACTTCAATGCCGTCCTGTCGGCTCTGTCGTCCGATTCGCGTTTTAAGGTGGTCAGTCAGCCGAGTTTGCGTGTGCGATCAGGTAAAGAAGCGACGATAAACGTCGGTGCAGAAGTGCCGGTGCTGGGTGCCTTGTCGTATCCGCAAGGTGCTGGCCAAGCTGTCCAGTCGGTCGAATATCGTAACTCTGGGGTGATTTTTACCATCACCCCTCAGGTGCGCCAGGCTGTTGTCGATCTGACCATTGATCAGCAGCTTTCCAACTTCGTGCAGACCACTACCGGCGTGAATGGAAGCCCGACTTTGACCAAGCGGCAATTGACTACAAACGTGCAGATGCGCAACGCCGAGGTGGTCATTTTGGGTGGATTGACCGAGGAAAAAACCTCAGAAACGCAAACTGGCCTATCTTTCCTGCCGTCTATTTTCCGTTCCAAGGTTACTGAGTCGAGCAAATCGGAAATCTTGCTGGTTATCCAGATGATGAGGATGTGAGGGCAGGGTGCTTCAATCAGTCAGAACCCGTAGGAGCGGGCATGCCCGCAGCGCGTCAGCGCGAGGACTTGACCACTCCTATGGGTACATTCATAGAGTAAATAGGGGAGGAGGGATGCGTTGACGGCGCTGTTCCGCGTCTGGCTTGCGCATCACCTCTTTTAGGCGCTGGGAAGGACCTTCAAGGTCTGACGGCGCCGCGCCGCTAACAGCAAGCATTAACGCATCGCGGCGTTTCTTTTTGCCGTCCATGATTTCAGCGAAACTACTTTCTGACGGAATATGCTGGCTCATCATCGCTGCCTTTGGCTGTGCGTCATTGGATGCTAGCACGGGCTTGATTCGCCGTAGTTCGGGCTCGACACCTTGTCGATTTAGCAGCTAAATTTCAGACCGTTCCTTCCGGCGTTCAACCGGCTTTTCACCGTGAAAATCTGAGTATCTTGTTATAACTAAACTAAAGAACTATTTAGTTTAGTTATAATGCAATGGAATATGTAGAGTATGAATATGCAGGGAACTGAAAAGCAGAAAGCGCTGGCCACCTTGATTAAGGCGGAAGCTGTTCAGTCAATCGCTGCTGCGGGGCTTTCGGCTCCCCATTTCCGCGATGCATGTGCTGCCTTGTCGGAAGCGGTCGAGGCTATTACAGATTCATCCTGGATCATTTCCAACCGCTACAACCTTGGACTTAAAACGGGCTTCATTTATGGCACGGATCGGCCCACGATCACCGCTCAGGAAGTCTCATACCATCAGTTGTTACGCAACGAGCATTGGCGAAATCCCTATCTGCGCAAAGGAACCTCCAGCTTCACCAAGCAACATCAGGCCGCGTTAAAAGCCATGTTTCAGGAAGCATGGCGACTTGAGCGGATTTCTCCCGAGGTGATCCAATGACAGAGCCAATTTATGATTATGACCCAGCTGACTCGCTGGTTGATTCAGAGGCCGTAGCTGTCTTTTTGGCTGATGCTCACGACACGGGTGACGCGGCTTTCATTGCCGAAGCGATGGCCGTTGTTGCACGTGCCAAGTTTCGTATCGATGCAGATGACGAAGGACAGAAGCCATCGTTCTGAAGCCGTGTTGCTACTAGCAACACCTGATCACCTGGTGAAAAGGACTGAGCAGAGCCCCACAAGGAGAATCCTTAGGTTCGCATAATGTATATTATGTTAAACGAGGTGCCATGTTAGGGAAACTCTGAAAAAGACTTTCAGATTTGGTGAAATAGCCGCCTGATCCGAACACGACGGTTGAGCCCCGATGAAACAGATGTCCTTCGCCGATGCCGAGTACGCCGGCAAACGTAAGCAGACCCGCCGCGAGCGTTTCCTGATCGAGATGGATCAGGTCGTGCCCTGGAAGGGTCTGATTGCCTTGATCGAGCCGAATTATCCGAAAGGCGAAGGTGGTCGTCCGGCGTATCCATTGATGGCGATGTTGCGGGTTCATCTGATGCAGAACTGGTTCGGCTACAGCGATCCGGCGATGGAAGAAGCGCTGTACGAGACCACTATCCTGCGCCAGTTTTCGGGGCTGCATCTGGATCGGATTCCCGATGAAACCACGATCCTCAACTTCCGACGTCTGTTGGAAAAACATGAGTTGGCCGGCGGGATTTTGCAGGTCATCAACGGTTATCTGGGCGACCGTGGCCTGATGTTGCGCCAAGGTACGGTGGTCGATGCGACGATCATTCATGCGCCGAGTTCGACCAAGAATAAAGAGGGTAAACGCGACCCCGAAATGCATCAGACGAAGAAGGGGAACATGTATTTCTTCGGGATGAAAGCGCATATCGGCGTCGATGCCGAGTCGGGTTTGGTGCATAGCCTGGTGGGCACGGCGGCCAATGTGGCGGACGTGACGCAGGTCGATCAGTTGCTGCATGGCGAGGAATCATACGTGTCTGGCGATGCCGGTTACACCGGTGTGGACAAGCGTCCTGAGCATCAGAATCGCAAGATGATCTGGTCGATTGCCGCACGGCCCAGCAGCTATAAAAAACACGCGAAAAAGAGTTTGATCGGGCGCCTGCGGCGCAAAATCGAATATGCGAAAGCACAAGTCCGGGCGAAGGTTGAGCATCCATTCCGAGTGATCAAGCGTCAGTTTGGCTATACGAAAGTGCGCTTTCGCGGCCTGATGAAAAACACCGCGCAACAGGCCACGCTATTTGCCCTGTCGAACCTGTGGATGATGCGAAAACGGCTGCTGGTCGCGGGAGAGATGCGCCTGTAATGCGGGAAAAGCGCCTTGAAAAGGCGTCGCTCAAGGGTGAAACGATGAGTTAAGAATAGGAAAGGTCTGATTTCTGACCAGCCAGCGTTTTTTGAACCTCTACCAACGAGGGCATCAAAAATCGCTGACTACTTCAGACCTTCCCTAGAGATGTTCATGAGTTGTCGGTTATCACAAACCTACGCTTGTTTTTTCACGAAACCCAGTTTCCGTAAAATTCATGGGTTTGCCGCGTCCACTTCATCTGGCGTACGCGCTGTCCAATCACGAACCCCCGCTCCCTGATCATCTGCATCTCGGCCGCACGCCATGCTCCTTAATCTTCTGCTAAACCTATAGAAAGACCGTGAGCTAATACTGCATTTTAGTCTGGGAGAACCTGGATTGTGCCGCCATTTTCCCCTTTCCCTATGTTCGCTCCCTACGACCATTGGTGGCCAAACCAAGACTCCAAATTTCCTGGGAACGACCATGTGCGCCAGCGGCTCAGTGCGGTTGATCCAGCTTCCAAGCCTTTCATCAATCTGTGGTATTGCGACCGTTATCTACGCTGGGTAGCTCATACTTGGACTCCTGGTACAGCGTATGACTTATACACACTGGAAACCAGCGCGTTGATGCAGATGCTTAATTGGAGCTTTTCAAACGGCACCTCACTCATAGACTGGAATCAAGAAGATATCGAGGCATATATCACACATGTCTCTGCACCGCCCGAAACCTGGGTTGCAATCTCTTCATTAAAGCGTTTCATACCGACTCCAAGTGAGTTCTCTGAATGGCTCATCAATCCACAATGGCGGCCATACAAATTTGGGACTGGCGCCGTTCGTAATCGAATTTCGAATTTTCAACGCCGAGGAAATAAATTCTTTGAATTTTACAGAAGGGAAGTTGGATTAAATGGAGCCGAAATAATAGTGTTGAATCACAAGAGCCGCGCCTTCGATAGCAAGGTGTTATTCACAAGAGATGAAATGGACTGGTGCCTTAAAGAGATTGAGTGTATGGAGCTCCCTGAACTAAAAAGGAAAATTATTTCAACTTATATTGCTATTGCTCTATATTGCAAAGGCCCAGAACGCAAAGTGGTTGGCTCGTTAAAGCACGATGCAATGTTAAGTCAGTTTTTTAAGAAAAAGGGGGGTGGCATGAACGCCTTGGAAATCCTGACGAGTGCTTGCCACCGGGCTTCACGAAAATTTTCGAAGATTATCTCGACTGCTTGGGCATAAACGTAAATCAGCCTTTGCCAGAACAGATACTATTTCCTATTGATGCGGGGTTTTACAGAAGCTGGGCCGCCTTTCGTATTGCATTGTCTGCGCGAGCAAACACGTCGCTAAATCAACAGGTCAAAAATACGCATTATAAATGGGATCAATTGAGTTTCCAGCGCATCCGAGTCTCATTTTCTGAGTCGAAAACCCGATCTCGACCTAGAAATCATGCAGAAAGCCGACTCCATGCACTGCTGCGCGCCAATAACTATTACTGAACCTCTTCGCTGGCCGACTTATCCCAGGACGGTTGCTAAGCCGGTTTATGATTTATCAGCGCCTGCTATGCCCTCAATTAATTAACCACGGCGAATAACGCCGCCTTCCTCGCACGATTGTCGTCGGTTTATCTCTCGTGCAAGATCATCGCAACCCCGCCCTTCGAAAATTGTTCACTAGAGCAATGCTTTCCTCGCAGCTGCAAATGTCCAGCAATCGAATATTTCCTGAGCCGCTGGAGGGCGTCCCG
It encodes:
- a CDS encoding helix-turn-helix domain-containing protein — protein: MTEQESYASVWDAICDSPGEATVMKLKSELLMVLQTRVKSCSGKEEAAAFLGITKPRLTELVQGKIDRFTLEQLVQLLVAAGLDVEIQVKPRLPEGH
- a CDS encoding zonular occludens toxin domain-containing protein, with translation MDTFCQPGDLICIDEAWRFWGSDSKIGTEHRIFFREHRHYAHAETGVTCDLVLMVQDISDLHRILKTVVELSFRTTKIKSLGLNKIYRVEMWEGWKQTAKARVDVMNKKYDPEIFPLYSSYSGGHGKEVQVDDRQNILKNPKVWFFLFMIVFGGVGSVWGVLHFFNRGAAPATVVQQAASAAQPAPNIVPSAPSQVLSTEWRIAGEIVVDGQRQVVLVNTDGVIRYEHPSNFQNSGRVMTGQLDGQRVSTFSGGKPPAASSVPLPGKNP
- a CDS encoding IS5 family transposase, with protein sequence MKQMSFADAEYAGKRKQTRRERFLIEMDQVVPWKGLIALIEPNYPKGEGGRPAYPLMAMLRVHLMQNWFGYSDPAMEEALYETTILRQFSGLHLDRIPDETTILNFRRLLEKHELAGGILQVINGYLGDRGLMLRQGTVVDATIIHAPSSTKNKEGKRDPEMHQTKKGNMYFFGMKAHIGVDAESGLVHSLVGTAANVADVTQVDQLLHGEESYVSGDAGYTGVDKRPEHQNRKMIWSIAARPSSYKKHAKKSLIGRLRRKIEYAKAQVRAKVEHPFRVIKRQFGYTKVRFRGLMKNTAQQATLFALSNLWMMRKRLLVAGEMRL
- a CDS encoding type II secretion system protein GspD: MIRFLLLCLLSFSAIAADKQAPYQFDLTGLPIGQVAQIFYADAFRKPYILSPEVLEDGRPVSLRVQGSAVQVRADFVRLLDAFGYAVTQRNGVDHVMPKKEPAPPPGEYFLYRPLYRDVAYLSETLAPLFQGKFGVDRGISVPGQTPMTGSAPRGSAASLLNRDADQLVFVGTKAEIANLRSLLPQVDIEMGEVMLRSAVYEVQTGDRDGSAFSLAASLLKGKVSINLAGNPLDNSVSISTGDFNAVLSALSSDSRFKVVSQPSLRVRSGKEATINVGAEVPVLGALSYPQGAGQAVQSVEYRNSGVIFTITPQVRQAVVDLTIDQQLSNFVQTTTGVNGSPTLTKRQLTTNVQMRNAEVVILGGLTEEKTSETQTGLSFLPSIFRSKVTESSKSEILLVIQMMRM
- a CDS encoding DUF2523 family protein, with protein sequence MFAILLSAVNTLLAFLVRGVLIKFVVFTALYFIVSELVSAMVSLLPNGSSLTSAFTGISSATWYFLDLFAASQGIPLIIAALVTRFIIRRIPVIG
- a CDS encoding propanediol utilization protein; this encodes MYEAYVHLPNVPYPQKASFYAELPSQVPQPGTYECDVIADVRDGRLTFDVDPRQARRVNSVSSQAPVSKAG
- a CDS encoding zonular occludens toxin domain-containing protein, coding for MPINAYTGLMGSGKSFECVVSVIVPAVAKGRRVVTNVDGIDSDAIRAYINEKQGIALEKLGEVVHCQNEDVSRLIFCHTASRWTRSASPVI
- a CDS encoding helix-turn-helix domain-containing protein; amino-acid sequence: MNNHSGDRAVTIGANLKRYREAKGLTQQAVWEAAGVSKSSYTSYEAGRGMPSADKVVSLAHVLGTTTDELLLDPSEMLVSQDMVLS
- a CDS encoding phage/plasmid replication domain-containing protein → MRGLASQRIGHSIGRLFPNGRSVDWTTSGSGKGARLQYRKAYDKSFEILDKHLPKVKKAFGEASPEFKYAQDIYNYAAETGIVRLEQELKSEYLSREKLCFWGLFDEGKYQTLHNEFLSVDQRLKVTKMDIASISQQLVLENIVDSTKAANTTAWYAHLWMTGQELDFTKNQVRVHAARLNRIGINIRNACDLKTFSTVFIREMREINPVKGIAPPTWYKRPNHLQRVAA